One Pseudorhodoplanes sinuspersici DNA segment encodes these proteins:
- a CDS encoding winged helix-turn-helix transcriptional regulator, with protein MKTKRYDCAPGCPVEATLDLIDGKWKGVILYHLQDGTLRFGELRKKLNAITQRMLTKQLRSLETSGLITRTVYAEVPPRVEYGLSAEGRRLQPVIEALRLWGEAYLARQSRETAEPRKRRARAA; from the coding sequence ATGAAAACGAAACGATATGATTGCGCACCCGGCTGTCCGGTGGAGGCGACCCTCGATCTGATCGACGGCAAATGGAAGGGCGTGATTCTGTATCACCTGCAGGACGGCACACTCCGGTTTGGCGAGTTACGCAAAAAACTGAATGCCATCACCCAGCGCATGCTGACCAAGCAATTGCGTTCGCTGGAAACGTCCGGCCTGATCACCCGCACGGTCTATGCTGAGGTGCCGCCTCGCGTGGAGTATGGCTTGTCGGCCGAGGGAAGGCGTCTGCAGCCGGTGATCGAAGCGTTGCGGCTCTGGGGTGAAGCCTATCTCGCCCGGCAGTCCAGGGAGACTGCAGAGCCGCGCAAGCGGCGTGCCCGCGCGGCATGA
- a CDS encoding tripartite tricarboxylate transporter TctB family protein, with the protein MQTRDYRDIIGGAALIALGVFCAVHAAQNLPLGTVTHMGPGMFPMALGYILAGLGVLVAVPALFRPGRLPQPDYRSLAAVLVSTLLFALTIRTAGLVPAIVLLTLAAVLADNKLRFVEAALLSAALSLLAVLIFRVGLGMPIQPFIWPSFIPSF; encoded by the coding sequence ATGCAGACCCGTGATTATCGCGACATCATTGGCGGTGCCGCTTTGATCGCGCTGGGCGTATTTTGTGCTGTTCATGCAGCGCAGAATTTACCGCTCGGCACTGTCACTCATATGGGCCCAGGCATGTTTCCGATGGCACTCGGCTACATCCTTGCCGGCCTCGGCGTGCTCGTCGCCGTCCCTGCATTGTTCAGGCCAGGTCGTCTGCCTCAGCCTGATTATCGCTCGTTGGCCGCCGTCCTCGTCAGCACACTGCTGTTTGCGCTCACCATCAGGACCGCAGGCCTCGTGCCAGCGATCGTGCTGCTAACCTTAGCGGCCGTTCTCGCTGACAATAAGCTTCGATTTGTCGAAGCAGCGCTTCTCAGCGCGGCGCTGTCATTACTGGCGGTGCTTATCTTCCGTGTCGGTCTCGGCATGCCGATACAGCCATTCATATGGCCGTCTTTCATTCCGTCATTCTGA
- a CDS encoding DegQ family serine endoprotease produces the protein MTDRRSLRTVLGILALTALTLAPAAHAQDRVQDRVVPRSGAELKLSFAPVVKRATPSVVNVYAARAVEVRNPLFDDPLFRRFFGAPGNIPREQMQRSLGSGVIVDPSGLMITNNHVVEGATEVKVSLADKREFEAEIVLKDSRTDLAVLRIKDAGKERFPAVEFGNSDELQVGDVVLAIGNPFGVGQTVTHGIVSALARTQVGITDYQFFIQTDAAINPGNSGGALVDLSGKLVGINTAIFSRSGGSQGIGFAIPANMVQVVAASAKGGGNAVKRPWLGAKLQNVTPEIAEGLGLKRASGALVASVSSNSPAAKAGLKSGDVIVSIDGQSVEDQNGFDYRFGLRPLGGNAQVGVLRGANETTLAVALVTAPERPREEIVIKARSPLTGAKVGNLSPALADELRLDPSTEGVVVLEIAGGSPAQRLGFQRGDVVLAINEQKVETSKQLERVTRDTNRLWQITILRNGRQVTAQFGG, from the coding sequence ATGACAGATCGTCGCTCCCTCCGGACCGTTCTCGGCATTTTGGCTCTGACCGCGCTGACACTGGCTCCTGCCGCCCACGCCCAAGATCGCGTTCAGGATCGCGTGGTGCCGCGCAGCGGCGCGGAACTGAAACTGTCGTTCGCCCCGGTGGTGAAACGGGCAACGCCTTCGGTCGTCAACGTCTATGCTGCGCGTGCGGTCGAAGTTCGCAATCCGCTGTTCGACGATCCATTGTTCCGCCGCTTCTTCGGCGCGCCGGGCAACATCCCGCGCGAGCAGATGCAACGCTCGCTCGGTTCCGGTGTGATCGTCGATCCGAGCGGTCTGATGATCACCAACAATCACGTGGTCGAAGGCGCGACCGAAGTGAAGGTCTCGCTCGCCGACAAGCGCGAATTCGAGGCCGAGATCGTTTTGAAGGATTCCCGCACCGACCTTGCCGTGCTGCGGATCAAGGACGCGGGCAAGGAGCGTTTTCCTGCCGTCGAGTTCGGCAATTCGGACGAGTTGCAGGTCGGCGACGTGGTGCTGGCGATCGGCAATCCGTTCGGTGTCGGCCAGACCGTGACCCATGGCATCGTCTCGGCGCTGGCGCGCACGCAGGTCGGCATCACCGATTACCAGTTTTTCATCCAGACCGATGCGGCGATCAATCCCGGCAATTCCGGCGGCGCGCTGGTCGATCTGTCGGGCAAGCTGGTCGGCATCAATACAGCGATCTTTTCGCGCTCGGGCGGCTCACAAGGCATCGGCTTCGCCATTCCGGCCAACATGGTGCAGGTGGTCGCAGCGTCCGCGAAAGGCGGCGGCAATGCGGTGAAGCGGCCGTGGCTCGGCGCGAAACTGCAGAACGTGACACCGGAAATCGCCGAGGGGCTGGGCCTCAAGCGCGCCTCCGGCGCACTGGTCGCAAGCGTCTCGTCCAACTCGCCGGCGGCGAAGGCCGGGCTGAAATCCGGTGACGTGATCGTGTCGATCGATGGCCAATCGGTGGAGGACCAGAACGGGTTCGATTATCGCTTCGGACTGCGGCCGCTGGGTGGCAACGCGCAGGTCGGCGTATTGCGCGGCGCCAATGAAACGACGCTCGCCGTTGCCTTGGTGACGGCACCGGAGCGGCCGCGGGAGGAGATCGTCATCAAGGCGCGCTCGCCCTTGACGGGGGCCAAGGTCGGCAATCTGTCGCCGGCATTAGCGGACGAGTTGCGGCTCGATCCGTCGACCGAAGGCGTTGTGGTGCTCGAGATCGCCGGCGGCTCGCCGGCACAGCGTCTCGGCTTTCAGCGTGGCGACGTTGTGCTGGCGATCAACGAACAAAAGGTAGAAACGAGCAAACAACTCGAAAGGGTCACGCGTGATACCAATCGCCTGTGGCAGATCACCATCCTGCGCAACGGCCGTCAGGTGACGGCGCAGTTCGGGGGATGA
- a CDS encoding tripartite tricarboxylate transporter permease, protein MFASFIDNLTIGLTVAFSLSNLFYCFVGVLLGTLVGVLPGIGALAAISLLLPITFHLDATSAIVMLAGVFYGASYGGSTASILLNLPGTPSAAVACLDGYPMAKQGRAGVALLMTTVASFIGGSIGIVVMMLLSPLIVSAALKFGPAEYFSMMVLGLVAASTISSGSALKGIAMVVLGILLGTAGSDLETGAGRFTFDIPELYDGVSLVVVAMGLFGVSEVIASIRTIRRGEIDRKSITFRSMIPTRDEVRRSWMPILRGTGLGSFFGALPGTGGVIASFMAYAIEKKIARDPSRFGKGAIEGITAPEAANNAADQTAFIPTMTLGIPGNVVMALMLGALTIHGIVPGPQLMAKHPDMFWGLVMSFWIGNVLLVILNVPLIGLWIRLLVIPYHLLYPAILMFVCIGVYSINNSPSDVVMVMVFGGLGYAMRLVDFQPAPLLLGFVLGPLMEENLRRTLLISRGDFMVFLERPISATVMAITAALLAWAAFGALRRRPAKAIEAT, encoded by the coding sequence ATGTTTGCGAGCTTCATCGACAATCTGACGATCGGGCTGACGGTCGCTTTCTCCCTGTCCAACCTGTTTTATTGTTTCGTCGGCGTTCTCCTCGGGACGCTGGTCGGCGTATTGCCGGGCATCGGCGCACTCGCGGCGATCTCGCTGTTGCTGCCGATCACGTTTCATCTCGACGCAACGTCCGCGATCGTCATGCTGGCCGGCGTGTTCTATGGGGCGAGTTATGGCGGCTCTACCGCGTCGATCCTGCTCAATCTGCCCGGCACGCCTTCGGCCGCAGTCGCCTGTCTCGATGGCTATCCCATGGCCAAGCAGGGCCGCGCTGGCGTCGCGCTCTTGATGACCACGGTCGCATCCTTTATCGGCGGCAGCATCGGTATCGTCGTCATGATGCTGCTGTCCCCGCTGATCGTGAGCGCTGCGCTGAAATTCGGGCCGGCCGAATATTTCTCAATGATGGTGTTGGGATTGGTCGCGGCTTCGACCATCTCGAGCGGCTCCGCTCTCAAGGGCATCGCCATGGTCGTGCTCGGCATTTTGCTCGGCACCGCCGGCTCCGATCTTGAGACGGGAGCTGGGCGCTTCACTTTCGATATCCCTGAATTATACGATGGCGTGAGCCTTGTCGTCGTCGCCATGGGTCTTTTTGGCGTTTCCGAGGTTATCGCAAGCATTCGTACGATCCGGCGCGGGGAGATTGACCGCAAGAGCATCACCTTTCGTTCGATGATTCCCACCCGCGACGAAGTCCGCCGCTCCTGGATGCCGATATTGCGCGGTACGGGCCTCGGCTCATTCTTCGGCGCGCTGCCCGGGACCGGGGGTGTGATCGCCTCTTTCATGGCCTATGCGATCGAAAAGAAAATCGCACGCGATCCCTCCCGATTCGGAAAAGGCGCGATCGAAGGCATTACGGCACCGGAAGCCGCAAATAACGCGGCCGACCAGACCGCGTTCATTCCGACCATGACGTTGGGCATTCCAGGCAATGTCGTCATGGCGCTGATGCTCGGCGCGCTCACCATCCACGGCATCGTGCCGGGCCCGCAACTGATGGCCAAACATCCGGACATGTTCTGGGGCCTGGTCATGAGCTTCTGGATCGGCAATGTTCTGCTCGTGATCCTGAACGTACCGCTCATCGGCCTATGGATCAGGCTTTTGGTGATCCCCTATCACCTTTTGTATCCCGCCATCCTGATGTTCGTCTGCATCGGCGTTTACAGCATCAATAACAGCCCCTCCGACGTCGTAATGGTCATGGTGTTTGGAGGGCTCGGCTATGCCATGCGTCTGGTCGACTTTCAGCCCGCTCCGCTGCTCCTCGGCTTCGTACTGGGGCCGCTGATGGAGGAAAACCTGCGCCGCACGTTATTAATCTCGCGCGGTGACTTCATGGTGTTCCTGGAACGCCCGATCAGTGCCACCGTCATGGCCATTACGGCTGCTCTGCTGGCATGGGCGGCGTTCGGTGCATTGCGCCGCCGGCCGGCCAAGGCGATCGAGGCAACGTAA
- a CDS encoding spermidine synthase produces MSEIPGRTAAAAVIIYVVAFVVGAIVMSFEMLGSRYLNPYFGSGIYTWASLISTVLLSLTVGYFIGGWLADRTPSPRVLGITVLIGSLYILVLPAFSQPMLEVVLNAIDDIKIGSLVSAITILFFPVTFLGMYSPFAIRLLLKSPASSGMVSGTVYGVSTAGSIIGTLGTTFYLIPTMGSRAITLSLGTAGIVAALLLIMLPALTRQNRNAVALSLLALLAAFAGNEAQADTLVNEKLRSELLKKPDGQLTRIETEYNDIFIHKRRNEITMSFQLKGWNYTESVTNLRDPDDLPVAYTQFMTVPVIYPAEPKSILMIGLGGGSISTYLGRAMPSVQIDTVEIDPGVITAARNYFGITDSDRVKYFDADGRVYLNRNKKTYDLILVDAFHGGFVPFHLLTKEFYQLLKNRLNPGGAAAFNVHDGTKLYASTVLTLGDVFKRVDLYPSGEGEVITVVTDAEISPETLSQRAEAMQEQYKFRYSLPKMIGKRIADVKSQTKRGEIITDDFAPVDLYGAIGGPEKKK; encoded by the coding sequence GTGAGCGAAATTCCGGGCAGAACCGCGGCCGCGGCGGTGATCATCTATGTCGTCGCCTTCGTGGTGGGGGCCATCGTCATGAGCTTCGAAATGCTCGGCTCGCGCTACCTCAACCCCTATTTCGGAAGCGGCATCTATACTTGGGCCTCGCTGATCTCGACCGTGCTGCTGTCACTGACCGTCGGCTATTTCATCGGCGGCTGGCTGGCAGACCGCACGCCCTCCCCGCGCGTCCTCGGCATTACCGTCCTGATCGGCTCCCTCTACATCCTCGTGCTGCCGGCCTTCTCCCAGCCGATGCTGGAAGTCGTGCTGAATGCGATCGATGATATCAAGATCGGCAGCCTCGTCTCCGCGATCACCATCCTGTTCTTCCCGGTGACATTCCTTGGCATGTATTCGCCATTCGCAATCCGGCTGCTCCTGAAATCGCCGGCGTCGAGCGGCATGGTGTCGGGCACGGTCTATGGCGTCTCCACCGCAGGCTCGATTATCGGCACGCTGGGCACCACCTTCTACCTCATTCCGACCATGGGCTCGCGTGCGATCACGCTCTCGCTCGGAACGGCCGGGATCGTTGCCGCATTATTGCTGATCATGCTCCCCGCGCTCACCCGGCAGAACCGCAACGCCGTCGCATTATCGCTGCTGGCCCTCCTTGCCGCGTTCGCTGGCAACGAGGCGCAAGCCGATACGCTGGTCAACGAAAAGCTGCGCAGCGAACTTCTGAAAAAGCCGGACGGTCAGCTCACGCGGATCGAGACCGAATACAACGACATCTTTATTCATAAGCGCCGCAACGAAATCACCATGTCGTTTCAGCTCAAGGGCTGGAACTACACCGAGTCGGTGACCAACCTGCGCGATCCCGATGACCTTCCTGTCGCCTATACCCAATTCATGACGGTCCCGGTGATCTATCCGGCCGAGCCGAAAAGCATCCTGATGATCGGCCTCGGCGGCGGCTCGATCTCGACCTATCTCGGCCGCGCGATGCCGAGCGTACAGATCGACACAGTCGAGATCGATCCCGGCGTCATCACCGCTGCGCGCAACTATTTCGGCATCACGGATTCCGACCGCGTCAAATATTTCGACGCCGACGGCCGCGTCTATCTCAATCGCAACAAGAAGACATACGACCTGATCCTGGTCGATGCGTTCCACGGCGGTTTCGTGCCGTTCCATCTTTTGACGAAGGAGTTCTACCAGCTTCTCAAGAATCGGCTGAATCCCGGCGGCGCAGCGGCGTTTAACGTGCATGACGGCACGAAGCTTTATGCCTCGACGGTGTTGACACTCGGCGACGTCTTCAAGCGGGTCGATCTCTATCCGTCCGGCGAAGGCGAAGTGATTACGGTGGTCACCGACGCCGAGATTTCGCCGGAGACTCTTTCACAGCGCGCCGAGGCGATGCAGGAACAATACAAGTTCCGCTATTCGCTGCCGAAGATGATCGGCAAGCGCATTGCCGATGTGAAATCGCAAACCAAGCGCGGCGAAATCATCACCGACGACTTCGCCCCCGTCGATCTCTATGGCGCGATCGGCGGGCCAGAGAAGAAGAAATAA